One genomic segment of Belonocnema kinseyi isolate 2016_QV_RU_SX_M_011 chromosome 2, B_treatae_v1, whole genome shotgun sequence includes these proteins:
- the LOC117168065 gene encoding uncharacterized protein LOC117168065 isoform X1, with protein MNIIILHFTCMAFLNSANAATRETGGSSSVPHLDNPGGSRIYTDAVMRQSEGSSPGHDFNISGGSRVYIQTKGRGKEIFAGVLIPVGPDKIPTWIYQQFQQTNSMEHVYVSIPRETEANHFIANLKTVQVNIYNILNSRCIIKHSNSVSTTTLKPYNWQLATSGIPAIFVRLPDENHTSLGGVLRSWNEEDGILPKWVR; from the exons atgaatatcatCATTCTACACTTTACCTGCATGGCTTTTCTCAATTCTGCAA ATGCAGCGACGAGAGAAACTGGAGGAAGTTCATCAGTCCCACATTTAGATAACCCTGGAGGAAGCCGCATTTACacag ATGCAGTGATGAGACAATCTGAAGGAAGTTCACCAGGccatgattttaatatttctggaGGAAGCCGCGTTTATATACAAACTAAAGGTCGAGGCAAAGAAATTTTTGCTGGAGTTCTAATTCCCGTTGGTCCAGATAAAATTCCTACCTGGATATATCAACAATTTCAACAAACCAATTCAATGGAGCATGTTTATGTATCCATACCTCGGGAGACTGAAGCAAATCATTTCATAGCAAATCTCAAAACTGTTCAggtcaatatttataatatattaaactcCCGCTGTATTATAAAACATAGTAACTCTGTTTCAACAACAACGCTTAAGCCTTACAATTGGCAACTAGCGACTTCTGGAATCCCGGCCATTTTTGTACGACTTCCAGATGAAAATCACACCAGTTTGGGGGGAGTTCTACGTTCTTGGAATGAAGAGGACGGTATTCTTCCTAAATGGGTTCGTTGA
- the LOC117168065 gene encoding uncharacterized protein LOC117168065 isoform X2: MNIIILHFTCMAFLNSANAATRETGGSSSVPHLDNPGGSRIYTVMRQSEGSSPGHDFNISGGSRVYIQTKGRGKEIFAGVLIPVGPDKIPTWIYQQFQQTNSMEHVYVSIPRETEANHFIANLKTVQVNIYNILNSRCIIKHSNSVSTTTLKPYNWQLATSGIPAIFVRLPDENHTSLGGVLRSWNEEDGILPKWVR; encoded by the exons atgaatatcatCATTCTACACTTTACCTGCATGGCTTTTCTCAATTCTGCAA ATGCAGCGACGAGAGAAACTGGAGGAAGTTCATCAGTCCCACATTTAGATAACCCTGGAGGAAGCCGCATTTACacag TGATGAGACAATCTGAAGGAAGTTCACCAGGccatgattttaatatttctggaGGAAGCCGCGTTTATATACAAACTAAAGGTCGAGGCAAAGAAATTTTTGCTGGAGTTCTAATTCCCGTTGGTCCAGATAAAATTCCTACCTGGATATATCAACAATTTCAACAAACCAATTCAATGGAGCATGTTTATGTATCCATACCTCGGGAGACTGAAGCAAATCATTTCATAGCAAATCTCAAAACTGTTCAggtcaatatttataatatattaaactcCCGCTGTATTATAAAACATAGTAACTCTGTTTCAACAACAACGCTTAAGCCTTACAATTGGCAACTAGCGACTTCTGGAATCCCGGCCATTTTTGTACGACTTCCAGATGAAAATCACACCAGTTTGGGGGGAGTTCTACGTTCTTGGAATGAAGAGGACGGTATTCTTCCTAAATGGGTTCGTTGA